The Knoellia sp. S7-12 region CGAGTCCCGTCGGGGTCGCACAGACTCAGAGATACGAGAGAGGCCCACACCGCAAGGTGTGGGCCTCCCTGCTTGTCCCAGCGTGTCGAGGCACAGCCTCAACGGCTGACCTCGATCGCGATCTTGCCGCGCACGTGCCCGCCCTGGCTGACCTCGAACGCCTTGGCCACGTCCTCCAACGGGAAGACCTCCGCGACCGGGACGGTGAGCTTGCCGGCGTCCGCGAGGTCCGCGAGCGCCTGCAGGTCGGCTGCGTCGGGTCGCGCCCACGAGGCAATGCCCCCGGCCCCGGCCACGGTGCCGTCGGCGATGGAGCCGTGGCGACCGCCCTCCTTGAGGACCGCCTTCGTCGTCTCGAGCACTCCGCCGACGAAGTCCACGACGACGTCGACGCCCTCGGGCGCAAGGTCACGGACACGCTCGGCCAGCCCGTCGGCATACGAGATCGGTTCGACTCCGAGACCACGGAGGAACTCGTGGTTGCCCTCGGACGCAGTGCCGATGACCCGCGCGCCGAACGCCTTCGCGATCTGGACGCCGAGGATGCCGACGCCGCCCGCGGCCGCGTGGACGAGCACCGTGTCGCCCGCCTTCGTGCCAAGTCGCGTGAGGAGCTGGTATGCCGTGAGTCCAGCGAGTGGGAGCCCTGCGGCCTCGTTCCAATCGAGGGCGGCAGGCTTGCGCGCGACCATGCGCACGGAGGCGCTGACGAGCTCGGCGAAGGTGCCCTGCTGGACCCAGTCCTTGCGGGCGTACGCAATGACCTCGTCACCGACGGCGAACTCCGGGGTGTCCGGACCGATGGCCTCGACGACACCGGAGACGTCCCAGCCCGGGATCGCCGGGAAGTCCACCTGCATGAGGCCGTCGAGATAGCCCGCGAGAACCTTCCAGTCGACCGGGTTGACCGAGGCGCTGCGCACTCGGATGAGGACCTCTCCCGGCCCGACCCTGGGGTCGGGCACGTCGGTGAGGGTGAGGGTGTCGGGGGCGCCGTACTGGCTGTAGGTGATGGCTTGCATGCTCGGGGCAACGCCGTGACCAGTCGCTCGCATTCCACCTAGATGGCAGGAGCCGCGTCAGCTGTGACGCACGGCTGCTCTCACCACTGGCAGCGCCTGCACATAGCGCTCCATGAACGCGGTGAAGCCGCGGACGTCCTCGGGCTGGGGGTCCACCGTGGACAGCACGGCGTCGGCGAAGACCTCGGTGTCGAGGAAGGCCGCGAGCCCGTCCGGGTGTCCCCCCTGCTGACTGAAGGCGGCGAGGACCGCGATCCCCCAGGCTCCGCCCTCGGCGGCCACGTCACCCACGGCGACGGGGGTGTCGAGGGCGCCGGCGAGCAACGCCTGTGCGACACCGGCGGTCTTGAAGAGCCCGCCGTGCGCGAACAGGCGCTCCAGCTGCATGCCCTCCTCCCGCTGCAGCACGTCCATGCCCAGCCGGAGCGTGGCGAGAACGGCATACAGCTGCGTGCGCACGAAAGTCCCGAGGTCCAGGGCGCTCCCCGGCGTGCGGAAGAACAGGGGCCGCCCCTCCTCGAGGCCGGTGATCGGCTCACCCGAGAGGTAGTTGAAGGCCATGAGGCCGTCACCGTCGGGGGCCGCGTCGCGGGCCGAACGCAGGAGCACCTCGAAGACCGCGCCGGTCTCGAGGGGCGTGCCCGCGGCTCGGGCGAACTGGGCGAACAGGCCCGCCCAGGCGTTGAGCTCGCTGGCGCCGTTGTTGCAGTGCACCATCGCGACCGGGTCGCCGGCCGGGGTGGTCACCAGGTCGATCTCGCGGTGCGCACGGTCGAGCGGGCCCTCGAGCACCGCCATGGCAAAGATGCTCGTCCCGGCGCTGACGTTGCCGGTGCGCGGAGCCACCGAGTTCGTTGCCACCATGCCCGTGCCGGCGTCACCCTCGGGCGGGCACATCACGGCACCGGGAGCGAGCACTCCGGTGGGGTCCAGCAGGAGTGCACCCTTGGCGCTGAGGGCGCCGGCCGCCTGACCCGCCACCAGCACGGGCGGCAGGAGGTCCGCGAGCTTCGCCGCGAGCGCGCTGTCGGCTGCGAGCCGGTCGAACTCGTCGAGCATCGCCGCGTCATAGCCACCCGTGGTGGTGTCAATGGGGAACATGCCGCTGGCATCGCCGACACCGAGGGACCGCTCACCGCTGAGCTGCCAGTGGACGTAGCCGGCCAGCGTGGTGAGGTGCGCGATCGCGGGCAGGTGGGGCTCGTCGTCGAGAACGGACTGGTAAAGGTGGGCAACGCTCCAGCGGTGCGGGACGTTGGCGCCGAACGCGGCGCTGAGGGCCTCAGCGGCGCGACCGGTGTTGGTGTTGCGCCATGTCCGGAAGGGCGTGAGCAGCTCGCCGTCGGCGTCGAGGGCCAGGTAGCCGTGCATCATCGCCGAGATCCCCAGCCCGCCCACGGACGCCAGCTGGACGGCATACGTGCGTCTCACATCGGCGGCCAGAGCGGCGTAGCACTGCTGCAACCCGGCCCACACCGCGTCCATGGAGTAGGTCCACACACGGTCGACGAACTGGTTCTCCCACTCCGCCGTCCCCACCGCCAGGGGGCGGTGGTCCGAGCCGATGAGCACGGCCTTGATCCTCGTCGAGCCCAGCTCGATGCCCAGGGTCGTCCGGCCCTCGCGGATCTCGGCGGCGAGGTCTGCGGTCACGCCGGACCGGGCCGGGTCGAGAGGGTCCACCGCGTGTGCGCCTGGTAGGTCTCCCCCGGTCGGAGCACTGTCGACGGGAACTGGGGCTGGTTGGGTGCGTCGGGGAGCTGCTGGGTCTCGAGGCAGATCCCGTCGCCCTGCCGCAGCAGCGTGCCACCACGACCGAGCAGCGCGCCGTCGAGCCGGTTGCCGGTGTAGACCTGAAGCGAGGGCTGGTCGGTGGCGACCTCGAGGGCCCGGCCGCTGTCGGGGTGCTCCAGCCGGGCGACCGTCCTGTCGCCGCTGCCAGCCAGGACGTAGGTGTGGTCGATCCCGCTGACGACCGCCACCTGCGGGTGCCCGGCCCTGACCCGGTCGCGCAGCGGGACTGACGTCGTGAGGTCCAGCGGCGTGCCGGTCACGGACTCGACCGCGCCCTCGGGCACGGAGCGCGAGTCCACCGGGAGGTAGCCATCCGACCGGACCGTGAGGCGGTGCGCGTCGACACCCCCACCGCCGGGCCCCCCGAGGTCGAAGTAGGCGTGGTTGGTGAGGCTGACGACGGTCGGGGCGTCCGTCGTGGCCTCGTAGGTGAGCACGACCGAGTCGCCCTCGAGCGCATAGGTGGCTGTCACTGTCAGCTCGCCGGGGAAGCCCTGGTCGCCGTCGGGGCTCACGAGCCGCAGGGTGATGCTGCTCGGCGTCGCGTCCAGGACCGACCAGAGCCGGGCATGGAACCCGTCCACGCCGCCGTGCAGGCAGGTTGGGCCCTCGTTCGCGCTGAGGTTGTGGCGGGTGCCGTCGAGGACGAACGACGCGTCGGCGATCCGGTTCGCGTAGCGCCCGACCGTGGCCCCGAGGTAGGGGTTGGCCGCCTGCACGTAGCCCTCCACGTCGTCGAAGCCGAGGGTGAGCTCGACGAGCTCGCCCCGCGCGTCCGTGACGCAGAGGCTCTGCAGGGTGGCCCCGAGGTCGAGCACCACGAGCTGGAGCCCGCGGTCGTTGGTCAGGGTGTGTGCGGTGACGACCTCGCCCGAGGGCAGGGTGCCGAAGTTCACAGGCATGGGGATAGTCCCTCCGCTGGTCTAGAGCCGGGCCGCAAGGCGATGGTATGCCGCGGTCCACCGGAGCTCGCGACGCACCGAGTCGGGGGTCGCGTCGGCGTCGATGACGACGAGCTCGGTGCCGATGATCTCGGCGAGGTCCCGGAACTCCTGGGTCGTCAGGGCCGACGAGAGCACGGTGTGGTGCGGGCCGCCCGAGAGCAGCCAGCACTCGGCCGACGTCGACAGACTCGGCCGCGGCTCCCAGACCGCACAGGCGACCGGGAGCTTTGGCAGGGCATGGTCGGGCTCGACGACCTCCACCTCGTTGAGGGTGAGGCGGAAGCGGTCGCCCATGTCGCTGATCCCGACGATGACCGCAGGTCCGGGCGCCCCGGTGAACCGCAGGCGCACGGGGTCCTCGCGGTCCCCGATCCCCAAGGGGTGGATCTCCAGCGACGGCCTGGCGCTGGCGATGGTCGGGCAGACCTCGAGCATGTGCGCGCCGAGGATCTTCTCCTCCCCCGGGACCAGGTGGTACGTGTAGTCCTCCATGAAGCTGGTGCCGCCCTCGACACCCTCGGCCATGACCTTGGCGGCGCGGAGCACGACCGAGGTCTTCCAGTCGCCCTCGCCGCCGAAGCCGTAGCCGTCGGCCATCAGCCGCTGGACGGCCAGGCCAGGCAGCTGGCGCAGCCCACCGAGGTCCTGGAAGTTGGTGGTGAAGGCGCGGAAACCGCCGTCGGTGAGGAAGGTGCGCAGCCCGGCCTCGATGCGGGCTCCATAGCGCAGCGACTCGTGGCGATCACCCCCCGGGCGCAGCTCGGCCGCGACGTCGTAGGCCTCGAGGTACTGGTCCACGAGGTCGCCGACGGCTGCATCGGGGACCTGGTCGACGACCTCGACGAGCTCGTTGACGCCGTAGGTGTTGATGGAGACGCCGAAGCGGAGCTGGGCCTCGACCTTGTCGCCCTCGGTGACCGCGACGTCACGCATGTTGTCGCCGAAGCGGGCGAGCTTGAGCGTCCTCAGCTCGTGCGCCCCCCGGGCCGCACGGGCCCACGTCGCCACCCGGTCGACCACGACGGGGTTGCCCACGTGACCGGCGATGATCTTGCGGGCCACGCCCAGGCGCGCCCCGATGTAGCCGAACTCCCGGTCGCCGTGGGCGGCCTGGTTGAGGTTCATGAAGTCCATGTCGATGGTCGACCACGGCAGCTCGGCACCGGCCTGCGTGTGCAGGTGGAGCATCGGCTTGCGCAGGGCGTCCAGGCCCGCGATCCACATCTTGGCCGGCGAGAACGTGTGCATCCAGGTGATGACGCCCACGCAGTTCGGCGCGGCGTTCGCGGCCAGGATCTGCGCGTGGATGGCTGCGGAGTCGGCGAGGATCGGCTTCCACACGACGCGGGCGGGGATCGCACCACTGGCGTCGAGCTCCTTGACGATCGCCTGCGACTGCTCGGCGACCTGGCGCAGCGTGTCCTCGCCGTAGAGGTGCTGGCTCCCCGTGAGGAACCAGAGCTCGGGCTGCGCGGACGTGTCGGTGGTCATCGGATCTCCTCGTGGTGGCGTGCGGTCGGACGGGTCATCGCTGCCCGTAGACGTTCTGGTAGCGGTCGAACAGTGCGTCGACGTGGTGCTGCGCGATGGGGAGGGGATCCCCCAGCTGGCGCGAGATGTGGACCGTGCGGGCGACGTCCTCGCACATGACGGCGGCCTTCACGGCGCTGCGAGCGTCCTTGCCGATCGTGAACACGCCGTGGTTGCGCATGAGGACTGCCGGAGAACGACTGTCCTGCAACGTCTCGACGATGCCGCGGCCGATCGACTCGTCCCCGATGAGGGCGAACGGGCCGACCGGCACCTCGCCGCCGAACTCGTCGGCCATCATCGTGAGCACGCAGGGAATCGGCTCGCCGCGCGCGGCCCAGGCGGTCGCGTAGGTCGAGTGGGTGTGCACGACCCCTCCCACGTGCGGCATGTGCCGGTAGACGTAGGCCTGCGCGTCGGTATCCGAGGAGGGTGCGTGGTCACCGTCGACGACGGCACCGTGCAGGTCGCAGACCACCATGGAGCCGGCGGTGAGGTCCTCGTAGGCGACCCCGGACGGCTTGATGACCATGAGGTCGCGACCCGGCACCCGGGCGGAGACGTTGCCGGCGGTCCAGACCACGAGCTGGTACCTCGTGAGCTCGGCGTGCAGCCCGGCGACCTCGGCCCGCAGGCGGGAGAGCGTGTCGCGGACCTCGGACAGGACGGTCACGATGCCAGCTCCGGACGGCGAGCTGTGCTGTCGCGCACCACGAGAACCGGTTGGAGCAGGGGCGACGGGGTCAGCTCGCCGTCCTGCATCGCCTCCTGGATCACCTCGATGGCGCGACGTCCGACGGCCGGGAAGTCCTGGCGCACGGTGGTGAGCGGGGGGATGAGGTACTCGGCCTCGGGGATGTCGTCGAACCCCACGACGCTGATGTCGCTGGGCACGCGGCGGCCCCGCTCGTGCAGGGCCCGGAGGATGCCGACGGCCATCTGGTCGTTGGCAGCGAACACCGCTGTCACGTCCGGCATCGCGCAGACGGTCAGCCCTGCGGCATACCCGCTTTGTGAGCTCCAGTCCCCGACGATCGGTTCGGCGGGACGCACGCCGGCGTCCAGCAGGGCGCCGCGCCAGCCCTCGAGTCGGGCTCGCGCCTCGGTCCAGTCAAGCGGTCCACTCACGTGGACGATCTCGCGGTGACCAAGGTCGAGCAGGTGCTGGGTCGCCATTCGGGCCCCGGCGACCTGGTCGACACCGACGGTCAGCGCCCCCTTGCTGAGGTCGCCCTCGACGACGACGAAGGGGATGCCGGATCGTTGTGCCCGCACCATCTCGAGGGCGGCGTCATGGCCGGCGATCATGACGATGCCCTCGACCCCGACGGTCATCAGGTGCTCTATGGCGCCGTCCAGTGACTCCCGGGTCATCTCGGCGAGGTTGACCGAGCTGGCGAAGAAGCCGGCCTCGCGAGCCGCCTGCTCGACGGTGCGGTGAATGCTCGTCGGCCCGAACTCCACGACCGCCGTGCCGATGATGCCGATGATGCCGGTGCGACCCCGCACGAGCGCGCGGGCAGCGGTGTTGGGGCGGTAGCCGAGGCGCTCGATCGCTGCGAGCACCTTGTCGCGGGTCTCGGGCCGCAGCTTGGACGACCCGTTGATCACCCTCGACACCGTCTGGTGCGACACCCCCGCGAGCCGGGCGACATCGGCCATGACCGGGGCCTTCATCGTGTCGGTCACGGCTGCCTCCGGAC contains the following coding sequences:
- a CDS encoding NADP-dependent oxidoreductase, giving the protein MQAITYSQYGAPDTLTLTDVPDPRVGPGEVLIRVRSASVNPVDWKVLAGYLDGLMQVDFPAIPGWDVSGVVEAIGPDTPEFAVGDEVIAYARKDWVQQGTFAELVSASVRMVARKPAALDWNEAAGLPLAGLTAYQLLTRLGTKAGDTVLVHAAAGGVGILGVQIAKAFGARVIGTASEGNHEFLRGLGVEPISYADGLAERVRDLAPEGVDVVVDFVGGVLETTKAVLKEGGRHGSIADGTVAGAGGIASWARPDAADLQALADLADAGKLTVPVAEVFPLEDVAKAFEVSQGGHVRGKIAIEVSR
- a CDS encoding FGGY-family carbohydrate kinase, with product MDPLDPARSGVTADLAAEIREGRTTLGIELGSTRIKAVLIGSDHRPLAVGTAEWENQFVDRVWTYSMDAVWAGLQQCYAALAADVRRTYAVQLASVGGLGISAMMHGYLALDADGELLTPFRTWRNTNTGRAAEALSAAFGANVPHRWSVAHLYQSVLDDEPHLPAIAHLTTLAGYVHWQLSGERSLGVGDASGMFPIDTTTGGYDAAMLDEFDRLAADSALAAKLADLLPPVLVAGQAAGALSAKGALLLDPTGVLAPGAVMCPPEGDAGTGMVATNSVAPRTGNVSAGTSIFAMAVLEGPLDRAHREIDLVTTPAGDPVAMVHCNNGASELNAWAGLFAQFARAAGTPLETGAVFEVLLRSARDAAPDGDGLMAFNYLSGEPITGLEEGRPLFFRTPGSALDLGTFVRTQLYAVLATLRLGMDVLQREEGMQLERLFAHGGLFKTAGVAQALLAGALDTPVAVGDVAAEGGAWGIAVLAAFSQQGGHPDGLAAFLDTEVFADAVLSTVDPQPEDVRGFTAFMERYVQALPVVRAAVRHS
- a CDS encoding aldose epimerase family protein; protein product: MPVNFGTLPSGEVVTAHTLTNDRGLQLVVLDLGATLQSLCVTDARGELVELTLGFDDVEGYVQAANPYLGATVGRYANRIADASFVLDGTRHNLSANEGPTCLHGGVDGFHARLWSVLDATPSSITLRLVSPDGDQGFPGELTVTATYALEGDSVVLTYEATTDAPTVVSLTNHAYFDLGGPGGGGVDAHRLTVRSDGYLPVDSRSVPEGAVESVTGTPLDLTTSVPLRDRVRAGHPQVAVVSGIDHTYVLAGSGDRTVARLEHPDSGRALEVATDQPSLQVYTGNRLDGALLGRGGTLLRQGDGICLETQQLPDAPNQPQFPSTVLRPGETYQAHTRWTLSTRPGPA
- the araA gene encoding L-arabinose isomerase gives rise to the protein MTTDTSAQPELWFLTGSQHLYGEDTLRQVAEQSQAIVKELDASGAIPARVVWKPILADSAAIHAQILAANAAPNCVGVITWMHTFSPAKMWIAGLDALRKPMLHLHTQAGAELPWSTIDMDFMNLNQAAHGDREFGYIGARLGVARKIIAGHVGNPVVVDRVATWARAARGAHELRTLKLARFGDNMRDVAVTEGDKVEAQLRFGVSINTYGVNELVEVVDQVPDAAVGDLVDQYLEAYDVAAELRPGGDRHESLRYGARIEAGLRTFLTDGGFRAFTTNFQDLGGLRQLPGLAVQRLMADGYGFGGEGDWKTSVVLRAAKVMAEGVEGGTSFMEDYTYHLVPGEEKILGAHMLEVCPTIASARPSLEIHPLGIGDREDPVRLRFTGAPGPAVIVGISDMGDRFRLTLNEVEVVEPDHALPKLPVACAVWEPRPSLSTSAECWLLSGGPHHTVLSSALTTQEFRDLAEIIGTELVVIDADATPDSVRRELRWTAAYHRLAARL
- a CDS encoding L-ribulose-5-phosphate 4-epimerase, which produces MTVLSEVRDTLSRLRAEVAGLHAELTRYQLVVWTAGNVSARVPGRDLMVIKPSGVAYEDLTAGSMVVCDLHGAVVDGDHAPSSDTDAQAYVYRHMPHVGGVVHTHSTYATAWAARGEPIPCVLTMMADEFGGEVPVGPFALIGDESIGRGIVETLQDSRSPAVLMRNHGVFTIGKDARSAVKAAVMCEDVARTVHISRQLGDPLPIAQHHVDALFDRYQNVYGQR
- a CDS encoding LacI family DNA-binding transcriptional regulator; amino-acid sequence: MTDTMKAPVMADVARLAGVSHQTVSRVINGSSKLRPETRDKVLAAIERLGYRPNTAARALVRGRTGIIGIIGTAVVEFGPTSIHRTVEQAAREAGFFASSVNLAEMTRESLDGAIEHLMTVGVEGIVMIAGHDAALEMVRAQRSGIPFVVVEGDLSKGALTVGVDQVAGARMATQHLLDLGHREIVHVSGPLDWTEARARLEGWRGALLDAGVRPAEPIVGDWSSQSGYAAGLTVCAMPDVTAVFAANDQMAVGILRALHERGRRVPSDISVVGFDDIPEAEYLIPPLTTVRQDFPAVGRRAIEVIQEAMQDGELTPSPLLQPVLVVRDSTARRPELAS